Proteins encoded within one genomic window of uncultured Desulfobacter sp.:
- a CDS encoding universal stress protein produces MNRFNHIMACIDLSDYSPMTLGYALGMAKQADIKVTICSIVPLREVNPVYMAGMMYPCREDTKEYLEELKKERVAQIKELIRTRYPEFDGKTDIRIKMGYPAEEILSMIDEVDPDLVVMANKGRSNLSSFMFGSAAEFVFRHCRKALFSVRDKHIFKRMYSGSELPQPGELRTIVAAVDFSPWTEHILARAGWMAQTTGAKLHVVHCIGTKELNWIKSHYIPENTFSEEKFLPKAKQRRKDRLEDQIKAAGIEDLSGIDITIDSGDPCEQILSATKSLRADALILGPLGHSRSVKFVLGSTIEKIFRHSPVPVLRLSPDICI; encoded by the coding sequence ATGAACCGGTTCAACCATATTATGGCGTGTATTGACCTGTCTGATTACTCACCCATGACCCTGGGCTATGCCCTGGGAATGGCAAAACAGGCAGATATCAAGGTCACCATTTGTTCCATTGTCCCTTTACGCGAGGTCAATCCGGTCTACATGGCCGGAATGATGTACCCCTGTAGAGAGGACACCAAGGAGTATCTGGAGGAACTTAAAAAAGAGAGGGTTGCCCAGATCAAAGAACTGATCCGGACACGTTACCCTGAATTCGACGGCAAAACTGATATCCGGATCAAAATGGGATACCCTGCCGAAGAGATCCTCAGCATGATTGATGAAGTTGATCCAGACCTTGTCGTCATGGCCAACAAAGGGCGTTCCAACCTGTCGAGTTTCATGTTCGGCAGCGCGGCGGAATTTGTCTTTCGTCACTGCAGAAAGGCATTGTTCAGTGTCAGGGACAAACATATCTTTAAGCGGATGTACTCAGGCAGCGAACTGCCGCAACCCGGAGAACTGCGAACGATTGTCGCTGCAGTGGACTTCTCTCCCTGGACCGAGCATATCCTGGCGCGGGCGGGATGGATGGCCCAAACAACAGGGGCAAAGCTGCATGTGGTCCATTGCATCGGCACCAAGGAGCTGAACTGGATTAAATCCCATTACATCCCGGAAAACACCTTTTCTGAGGAAAAATTTTTACCCAAAGCCAAGCAACGGCGAAAGGACCGGCTTGAAGATCAGATAAAGGCCGCAGGCATTGAAGATTTGTCAGGGATCGATATTACCATTGATTCGGGGGATCCTTGCGAACAAATCCTTTCTGCCACAAAAAGCCTCAGGGCAGATGCCTTGATTTTAGGCCCCTTAGGTCACAGCCGCTCGGTCAAATTTGTTTTGGGCAGCACCATCGAAAAAATTTTTCGTCACAGCCCGGTGCCGGTACTGCGCCTAAGTCCCGATATCTGTATCTAA
- a CDS encoding TetR/AcrR family transcriptional regulator: MARQKAHPASGADVPTQIKDEKLVRKRRRQIIDATVKLSIEHGYHNTTTRMIAKAAGFSIGSLYEYVSSKEDLLYLVCSTIHEEVKNAVKDALSGKVCEKAQLAAAIRQYFIVCDNMADHVLLMYQVTQFLSDKWKKRVLDTELDISNTFIKALAQLSGKNDFPHLDEKTCRLVGHNISVLGHMWAFRRWYLKKNFTIDQYISTQTEFILGLIY, translated from the coding sequence ATGGCCCGGCAAAAGGCGCACCCTGCATCCGGAGCAGATGTCCCCACCCAAATAAAAGATGAAAAGCTCGTTCGAAAACGGCGTCGACAGATTATTGATGCCACGGTCAAGCTATCCATCGAACATGGTTACCACAATACCACCACGCGGATGATTGCCAAAGCCGCCGGATTCTCCATCGGATCTTTGTATGAGTATGTCAGTTCCAAAGAGGATCTTTTGTATCTGGTGTGCAGCACCATCCATGAAGAGGTCAAAAATGCCGTGAAAGACGCCTTATCAGGCAAAGTCTGTGAAAAGGCACAACTGGCCGCAGCCATCCGCCAATATTTTATCGTGTGTGACAACATGGCGGACCATGTGCTGCTCATGTACCAGGTCACCCAGTTTCTGTCGGACAAATGGAAAAAAAGGGTGCTGGACACAGAACTGGACATCTCCAATACATTTATTAAAGCCCTGGCCCAACTGTCCGGGAAAAATGATTTCCCCCATCTGGATGAAAAGACATGCCGTCTGGTGGGGCACAACATTTCCGTGCTCGGTCATATGTGGGCCTTTCGGCGGTGGTATCTTAAAAAAAATTTTACCATAGACCAGTACATTTCCACCCAGACAGAGTTTATTTTGGGTCTTATCTATTAA
- a CDS encoding acetyl-CoA C-acetyltransferase, producing MNKAVIVSATRTPLGSFGGSLSGMGATTLGGLVIREAIRRADIEDAVVDECIMGMVLPCGYGQNPGKQAVVKAGLPWEVEAITVNKVCGSSLKAVMLAAQAIQCGDADVVVAGGMETMSMAPYYMDKARWGHRMGPGRIEDHMVHDGLWDVVNDFHMGMSNELCSERWDVTREEQDRFAAQSYARANKAVAQGRFKDEIMPVSIPQRKGDPKIFDTDECPKETSFEFLSKMKPAFKKDGVGTAGNASIISDGASAVVVMSESKAKELGCTIMAEIGAQASYGIDMKYVLMAPIYAIPKVLKKQGITINDVDLFEINEAFAGTSAGINKVLELEPEKVNVNGGSVALGHPIGASGARVLTTLLYEMAKRDLETGLASLCLGGGEAVALIINR from the coding sequence ATGAATAAAGCAGTAATCGTCAGTGCCACCCGAACCCCTTTAGGCAGTTTTGGCGGTTCATTAAGCGGCATGGGTGCCACAACACTTGGGGGCCTTGTAATCAGGGAAGCAATCCGACGTGCTGATATCGAGGATGCCGTGGTGGATGAGTGCATCATGGGCATGGTTCTACCCTGCGGGTACGGCCAGAATCCGGGAAAACAGGCTGTGGTGAAAGCGGGCCTTCCCTGGGAAGTTGAAGCCATTACCGTAAACAAAGTGTGCGGATCATCCCTGAAGGCCGTTATGCTGGCCGCCCAGGCCATCCAGTGCGGTGATGCGGATGTGGTGGTGGCCGGCGGTATGGAGACCATGAGTATGGCGCCTTATTATATGGACAAGGCCAGATGGGGGCACCGCATGGGGCCGGGCCGCATTGAGGACCATATGGTCCATGACGGACTGTGGGATGTTGTCAATGATTTTCACATGGGCATGTCCAATGAGCTTTGCTCCGAGCGCTGGGATGTGACCCGTGAGGAACAGGACCGGTTTGCGGCCCAATCCTATGCAAGGGCCAACAAGGCTGTGGCCCAGGGGCGGTTTAAAGATGAAATCATGCCTGTTTCAATCCCCCAGCGGAAGGGTGACCCCAAAATTTTTGATACGGATGAATGCCCCAAGGAGACAAGCTTTGAATTTTTGTCCAAAATGAAGCCCGCTTTTAAAAAAGATGGGGTGGGCACAGCAGGCAATGCGTCCATAATCTCCGACGGCGCAAGCGCTGTGGTTGTCATGAGCGAATCAAAAGCAAAGGAACTGGGATGCACCATCATGGCTGAAATCGGTGCCCAGGCATCCTATGGCATTGACATGAAATATGTGCTCATGGCCCCCATTTATGCCATTCCCAAGGTGCTAAAAAAGCAAGGAATCACTATTAATGATGTGGACCTGTTTGAAATTAACGAAGCCTTTGCCGGCACCTCTGCCGGCATCAACAAAGTTCTGGAGCTTGAACCCGAAAAAGTAAACGTGAACGGTGGTTCCGTGGCGTTGGGGCATCCCATCGGTGCATCGGGAGCAAGGGTTTTGACCACGTTATTGTATGAAATGGCTAAAAGAGATTTAGAAACCGGTCTTGCTTCGCTCTGTTTGGGCGGCGGGGAGGCTGTGGCACTAATAATCAATCGTTAG
- a CDS encoding 3-hydroxybutyryl-CoA dehydrogenase — protein MEVKTFGVVGSGQMGNGIAQVAAASGMNVIMSDIKEEFCERGLATISGSLDRLLKKEKITQADKDTTLSRITTTTDLEDMAKADFVVEAAVEREDLKFQIFRDLDKVCPENVILASNTSSIPIGSIAAQTSRPDKVIGMHFMNPVPMMKLVEVIKGIATSEETFQMTWDLSKKFGKVPAEADDYPGFIANRILMPMINEAVFCLYQSVGTKEDIDTVMKLGMAHPMGPLTLADLIGLDTCLAIMETLYDGFKDSKYRPCPLLRRYVEAGWLGRKTGKGFYDYK, from the coding sequence ATGGAAGTAAAGACCTTTGGTGTTGTTGGTTCAGGTCAGATGGGCAACGGCATTGCCCAGGTGGCTGCTGCGTCAGGGATGAATGTAATCATGAGCGATATTAAAGAAGAATTCTGCGAAAGAGGCCTTGCCACAATTTCAGGCTCCCTGGACCGGCTGTTAAAAAAAGAAAAAATAACCCAGGCGGACAAGGATACCACCCTTAGCAGAATCACCACCACTACGGATTTGGAGGATATGGCCAAAGCCGATTTCGTGGTGGAAGCCGCAGTAGAACGTGAGGACCTGAAATTTCAAATATTCAGAGATTTGGACAAGGTCTGCCCGGAAAACGTAATCCTGGCCAGCAACACATCATCCATTCCCATCGGCAGCATTGCAGCCCAGACTTCCCGGCCGGACAAAGTGATCGGCATGCATTTCATGAACCCCGTACCTATGATGAAACTTGTGGAAGTCATCAAGGGGATTGCCACTTCCGAAGAGACGTTTCAAATGACCTGGGATCTGTCTAAAAAATTCGGCAAGGTTCCGGCTGAAGCCGATGATTACCCCGGATTCATTGCCAACCGGATACTGATGCCCATGATCAACGAGGCGGTTTTCTGTCTCTATCAAAGCGTGGGTACCAAAGAGGACATTGATACGGTCATGAAGCTTGGTATGGCACATCCCATGGGGCCGTTAACCCTGGCCGACCTCATTGGCCTGGACACCTGCCTGGCCATCATGGAGACGCTGTATGACGGTTTCAAGGACTCCAAATACAGACCCTGCCCGCTATTGAGAAGATATGTGGAAGCCGGTTGGTTGGGGCGCAAGACCGGCAAAGGTTTTTACGATTACAAATAG
- a CDS encoding YheU family protein, which produces MKAVKIPCDQLSPEALEGVVEEFVTRDGTDYGEREVPLETKINQVLDQLRTGKAVIVFDSESETCNIFKANDPVLKNIN; this is translated from the coding sequence ATGAAGGCGGTTAAAATACCCTGTGATCAGCTAAGCCCCGAGGCGCTTGAAGGTGTTGTTGAAGAGTTCGTTACCCGTGACGGTACTGATTACGGGGAGCGGGAAGTGCCTCTGGAGACCAAAATAAATCAAGTTTTGGATCAGCTTCGAACCGGGAAAGCCGTTATTGTTTTTGATTCGGAGTCAGAAACCTGCAATATTTTTAAAGCTAATGATCCTGTCTTGAAAAATATAAATTAG
- a CDS encoding GIY-YIG nuclease family protein — protein sequence MENWSTYLLKCSDNSLYCGVTNDLKKRLASHNQGTASKYTRSRIPVKLAAVRTKLSKSEAYKLEYIIKKTRTDKKIKTLLDWNFSHEGG from the coding sequence TTGGAAAACTGGTCAACGTATCTATTGAAGTGTTCAGACAACTCTTTGTATTGCGGGGTGACCAATGATCTAAAAAAACGCCTGGCAAGTCACAATCAGGGCACGGCATCCAAATATACCCGGTCCAGAATCCCGGTGAAACTGGCAGCCGTCCGGACTAAGTTGTCTAAATCCGAGGCATACAAATTAGAATATATCATTAAAAAGACCCGGACCGATAAAAAAATTAAAACCTTGTTGGATTGGAATTTCAGTCATGAAGGCGGTTAA
- a CDS encoding class I SAM-dependent methyltransferase, whose protein sequence is MDTPEDIPGAFTARIYDPVLYFALKNIRQDIIRLMPDHGARILDLCCGTGEQLKRLSDAGFGNLTGVDLSPDMLKVAARGNKIATLLECDVQHTGLPGASFDIIIISFAVHEKPAEMQTKMIAEARRLLAPGGQFILVDFSLDDQAKKTSKIAVDMIERLAGKEHYRNFKAYVSNGGMSPVIKDCFEIRQQIRHARGAASIWIVTPR, encoded by the coding sequence ATGGACACCCCAGAGGACATACCAGGTGCGTTTACTGCAAGAATATATGATCCAGTCCTCTATTTTGCCCTGAAAAATATCCGGCAGGATATAATCCGGCTGATGCCGGACCATGGTGCACGCATCCTGGATCTGTGCTGCGGTACCGGTGAGCAGCTCAAAAGATTGTCCGATGCAGGTTTCGGCAATTTAACCGGTGTGGATCTATCCCCAGACATGCTTAAGGTTGCCGCAAGAGGCAACAAAATAGCCACGCTGCTGGAATGCGATGTGCAGCACACAGGCCTGCCCGGTGCAAGTTTTGACATCATCATTATTTCCTTTGCAGTGCATGAAAAACCGGCCGAGATGCAAACGAAGATGATTGCCGAGGCCAGGCGCCTGCTTGCCCCTGGCGGACAATTTATTCTAGTGGATTTTTCTTTGGATGATCAGGCCAAAAAAACCAGCAAAATTGCTGTTGATATGATTGAACGTCTGGCCGGAAAAGAACACTACCGCAATTTTAAGGCCTATGTCAGCAACGGCGGCATGTCTCCTGTAATAAAAGACTGTTTTGAAATCCGGCAACAGATCCGACACGCGCGGGGTGCCGCCAGTATCTGGATAGTGACACCCCGATAA
- a CDS encoding FeoB-associated Cys-rich membrane protein: MGNILVGLIVAVAFFYMIRRMIKAFKGQPSCGCGGCGGCAVGPENECCGQTEDSGAEETGHKHKVIGSD, from the coding sequence ATGGGAAATATTCTGGTTGGACTGATTGTGGCAGTCGCCTTTTTTTATATGATAAGAAGAATGATCAAGGCTTTTAAAGGGCAGCCTTCGTGTGGTTGTGGGGGATGTGGAGGGTGTGCGGTTGGCCCCGAAAATGAATGCTGTGGGCAGACAGAGGATTCGGGTGCCGAGGAGACCGGTCATAAACATAAAGTAATCGGGAGCGATTAA
- the feoB gene encoding ferrous iron transport protein B: MSIAIALAGNPNAGKTTLFNELTGARQQVGNYPGVTVEKKQGTCVSEAGTFEIIDLPGTYSLTAYSLEEVVARDYLVNERPAMVVNIVDAANLERNLYLSVQFMEMGIPVCLALNMMDVAKKRGIEINLDKLSELLGVPVVPMVARTGKGKEELLAQVAKGINKPASPLMISYGQDIDKALDEIEKIIEEKQFLTDIYPPRWVGLKYFENDTQILELGSTRDKETHDKLIEIGNKLQRHMSVTLDTHPEGMIADQRYGFINSVLKQNVIRFAYDRNRLQRSDQIDKVLTNRFLGPLIMVGVLAALYQFTFTYSALPVEWIEGIFGWISGVMDAVLPDGLLKSMIISGIIDGVGGVMGFVPLIMFMFLGISFIEDSGYLARMAFMLDRVFRIFGLHGSSVMAFIVSGGIAGGCAVPGVMAARTLKSPRERLATLLTVPFMNCGAKLPVYALLVAAFFPNKQALIMVILTLISWIGALLVAKLLRSTVIRGESTPFVMELPPYRLPTLKGLWIHTWERTWQYMKKAGTVILGISILLWAMMTFPGLDEKTSAKFESQRTAITDSVPADVLKELETADEGTELSPEAREVRDALAGIDGQAALTRLENSIAGRIGKSLENISYLAGFDWRTNIALLGGFAAKEVVVSTLGTAYSLGDVEHGSTDSLGQRLAKTPGWGPVTAFALMIFTVFYAPCFVTVVCIARETGSWKWSAFSVGFNTALAFALSVLTYQVGSLLIH; the protein is encoded by the coding sequence ATGAGTATCGCCATTGCCCTTGCAGGGAATCCAAATGCCGGAAAAACAACCCTTTTCAACGAATTGACAGGAGCCCGCCAGCAGGTGGGAAACTATCCTGGGGTCACGGTTGAAAAAAAACAGGGCACCTGCGTTTCCGAGGCCGGTACCTTTGAAATCATAGACCTTCCCGGCACCTATTCTTTGACCGCCTATTCATTGGAAGAGGTGGTGGCAAGGGATTACCTGGTCAATGAAAGACCGGCCATGGTCGTTAATATTGTGGATGCCGCAAACCTGGAACGTAACCTTTATCTGTCCGTGCAGTTTATGGAGATGGGGATTCCAGTCTGCCTGGCCTTGAACATGATGGATGTGGCTAAAAAAAGAGGCATAGAGATCAATCTTGACAAGCTGTCAGAACTTTTAGGCGTTCCTGTGGTGCCCATGGTGGCCAGGACAGGCAAAGGTAAAGAAGAGCTGCTGGCGCAGGTTGCCAAGGGGATTAATAAACCTGCCTCGCCTTTAATGATCTCCTACGGCCAGGACATTGACAAAGCCCTGGATGAAATTGAAAAGATCATCGAGGAAAAACAGTTTTTAACGGATATCTATCCCCCTCGCTGGGTGGGCCTTAAATATTTTGAGAACGATACTCAGATTCTTGAGCTTGGCTCTACCCGGGACAAAGAAACGCACGATAAACTCATAGAGATTGGGAATAAACTCCAGCGTCATATGTCCGTCACCCTTGACACCCATCCCGAAGGCATGATTGCCGATCAGCGGTATGGCTTTATCAACTCCGTACTCAAACAGAATGTGATCCGGTTTGCCTATGACCGCAACCGGCTTCAGCGTTCGGATCAGATCGATAAAGTGCTGACAAACCGTTTTCTCGGACCTTTGATTATGGTCGGGGTACTTGCCGCCTTGTATCAATTTACCTTTACCTACAGTGCGTTGCCCGTGGAGTGGATTGAAGGCATTTTTGGTTGGATCAGTGGTGTGATGGATGCTGTTCTGCCTGATGGCCTTCTCAAATCCATGATCATCTCGGGAATCATTGACGGTGTGGGCGGTGTCATGGGGTTTGTGCCGTTGATTATGTTCATGTTTCTGGGCATCTCATTTATTGAGGATTCTGGATATTTGGCCAGGATGGCCTTTATGCTGGACCGGGTATTTCGGATATTCGGGCTTCACGGCAGTTCGGTCATGGCCTTTATTGTTTCCGGAGGTATTGCCGGTGGATGTGCCGTGCCCGGCGTTATGGCGGCCCGGACCCTGAAATCTCCCCGTGAACGGCTGGCAACCCTTTTAACGGTGCCGTTCATGAACTGTGGTGCCAAACTGCCGGTGTATGCCCTGCTGGTGGCCGCCTTTTTTCCTAATAAGCAGGCCTTGATCATGGTCATTTTGACCCTGATTTCATGGATCGGAGCCCTTCTGGTGGCAAAATTGTTGAGAAGTACAGTGATCCGGGGCGAATCCACGCCCTTTGTCATGGAATTGCCCCCCTATCGTTTACCTACGCTTAAGGGGCTTTGGATTCACACATGGGAAAGGACCTGGCAATATATGAAAAAAGCCGGGACTGTAATCCTGGGGATCTCCATTCTGCTTTGGGCCATGATGACTTTTCCCGGGCTGGATGAAAAAACTTCGGCAAAATTTGAATCCCAGCGTACAGCAATTACCGATTCAGTTCCGGCAGACGTTTTAAAAGAACTTGAAACCGCAGATGAAGGTACCGAACTTTCCCCTGAGGCTCGGGAAGTCCGGGATGCTTTGGCCGGTATTGACGGCCAGGCCGCCCTGACCCGACTGGAAAATTCTATTGCCGGCAGAATCGGCAAATCCCTTGAAAATATTTCTTATCTGGCCGGATTTGACTGGCGGACAAATATTGCCCTGCTGGGTGGGTTTGCGGCCAAGGAAGTGGTGGTCTCCACACTGGGAACAGCTTACTCCCTTGGGGATGTGGAACACGGCAGCACAGACTCTCTGGGACAAAGACTTGCCAAGACCCCGGGTTGGGGGCCTGTAACCGCTTTTGCTTTGATGATTTTTACGGTTTTTTACGCCCCCTGTTTTGTCACCGTTGTTTGTATTGCCCGGGAAACCGGATCATGGAAATGGTCTGCTTTTTCAGTGGGATTCAACACGGCCCTGGCCTTTGCGCTGTCCGTATTGACCTACCAGGTCGGCTCCCTGCTGATTCACTAA
- a CDS encoding FeoA family protein — protein sequence MSVINLRQMKRNQTGVITSVKAQGEMGRRIRDMGIVPGKEITIQGRAPLYDPVALRIMGFTLTLRNNEADYIQVEVE from the coding sequence ATGAGCGTCATCAACCTGAGACAAATGAAAAGGAACCAGACCGGGGTTATAACGTCGGTAAAAGCGCAGGGCGAAATGGGTCGCCGTATAAGGGACATGGGTATTGTCCCGGGAAAGGAGATCACCATTCAGGGCCGGGCCCCGCTTTATGACCCGGTGGCATTGCGGATTATGGGCTTCACGTTGACCTTAAGGAACAACGAAGCCGATTATATTCAGGTGGAGGTAGAGTAA
- a CDS encoding AMP-binding protein produces the protein MNKTHQLTVFDFFYRNALMNGLGCALFYNGETRSHSELFDDACRLTCGMAELNLAAGTRVAVVAKNCPAFFHLFASASALNLCLVLINRRLGEDELAHALDDTTPQVVIYDNEIKDKIGPLIQERTGIDHSFNLAEDFSSLYAPDPQGAIELAADSDPDLAYIIIHTAAVQGKPRGAVLSQASLILANLQLMHAYGLDNTKAYLNILPLFHIMGVNIGLGTLMAGGKNVIMEQFSPQDSIDLIREQNVSIFGSFPPILGRILDSIQSQDTPPDLPSLEIVAGLENPETAKQWETVTGSKFWIMYGQTETSGLITFSPIFEAPGSAGRVSPLVRMIVADDLDHALPPGNTGEILVKGPLVFNGYWNADDLNAFTFRNGWHHTGDMGQLDENGYLYFKGRKPEKELIKPGGENVFPAEVENALASHGAVDKACVFGVPDAEFGEAIKAVCTLNAGCTVEEKELIAYTGTLIAGFKKPKSIVFVDQLPLTAAGDIDRFAIKETYSHGQ, from the coding sequence ATGAACAAAACTCATCAACTGACAGTATTTGATTTTTTCTACAGAAACGCTCTGATGAACGGTCTGGGATGCGCCCTGTTTTATAATGGTGAAACCCGCAGTCATTCAGAACTGTTTGACGATGCCTGCCGATTGACCTGCGGCATGGCAGAACTTAATCTGGCTGCCGGCACCCGGGTAGCCGTGGTCGCTAAAAATTGCCCGGCATTTTTCCATCTGTTTGCATCGGCTTCCGCCTTAAACCTGTGCCTTGTACTCATTAACCGTCGACTGGGAGAAGACGAGCTGGCCCATGCACTTGATGACACCACGCCACAGGTGGTTATTTATGATAATGAAATAAAAGATAAAATCGGGCCGCTGATTCAGGAGCGAACCGGTATTGACCATAGCTTCAACCTGGCGGAGGATTTTTCTTCTCTTTATGCGCCCGATCCCCAGGGTGCTATTGAACTGGCCGCCGATTCCGATCCGGACCTGGCCTACATTATTATACACACTGCAGCAGTCCAGGGTAAACCTAGGGGGGCGGTGCTCAGTCAGGCAAGTCTTATTCTGGCCAACCTTCAGTTGATGCATGCCTATGGCCTGGACAACACCAAAGCCTATTTAAATATTTTACCCTTGTTTCATATCATGGGGGTGAATATCGGACTTGGCACGCTCATGGCCGGCGGAAAAAATGTGATTATGGAGCAATTTTCCCCCCAAGACAGTATTGACTTAATTCGAGAACAAAATGTGTCGATTTTCGGCTCCTTCCCCCCGATTCTGGGCCGTATACTGGACAGTATCCAGTCCCAGGATACGCCGCCGGATCTGCCCAGCCTTGAAATTGTCGCAGGCCTTGAGAATCCGGAAACCGCCAAACAATGGGAAACGGTTACAGGATCAAAATTCTGGATCATGTACGGACAGACTGAAACTTCGGGCCTGATTACCTTTTCACCCATTTTTGAGGCGCCCGGATCTGCGGGCCGGGTATCGCCCCTGGTCAGGATGATCGTTGCTGATGATCTGGATCATGCCCTGCCGCCAGGCAATACCGGAGAGATTCTTGTCAAAGGCCCCCTGGTATTTAATGGATACTGGAATGCCGACGACCTCAATGCCTTTACATTCAGAAACGGTTGGCACCATACCGGTGACATGGGACAGCTGGATGAGAACGGATACCTTTATTTTAAGGGGCGAAAACCGGAAAAGGAATTGATTAAACCCGGCGGAGAGAATGTCTTTCCCGCAGAAGTGGAAAATGCCCTTGCCAGTCATGGGGCTGTGGACAAGGCATGTGTCTTCGGCGTGCCGGATGCGGAATTTGGAGAAGCCATCAAGGCTGTATGTACCCTGAACGCCGGCTGCACCGTTGAAGAAAAAGAGTTAATTGCCTATACCGGCACCTTGATTGCCGGTTTTAAGAAGCCAAAATCCATTGTATTTGTTGATCAGTTGCCCCTGACTGCGGCAGGAGATATCGACCGTTTTGCAATCAAAGAAACATATAGCCACGGGCAATAA